The nucleotide window CACAAAATGACCTCAAAGCTAGCAAATTTTCAATCCAACTTTGATGAAATAATACAATTATAccatatatacttttttttcccatcaaaatcatttttttttataaaagtggTGTCCGAGTCAGCTTGCCCACACCTCCACTAATTCCAGGGAATACCcgtcacctcccaccagcagCCACAAATATCAAGTAACTCTATCTATACTAtatccaccaaggctaggatAGATGGAAAAGAGTTCACCTATTCCCTATATCCTAATTTATacgacttactttccttttcctttttagtctgtctcaaaaaaaataatatattttatatttagtaataatttaactttaaaatgctCATTTTTTATAGCTACACAAACATAAgtttcaaaagatttttttttttgttaaactcTGTGCCAAGTCAAATTAACGGGACGGAGTGAGTAGTTACGTGAGATCTCATAGTTGTTAACCCACTTCATTAGCCACACCGTTAATGCTTTCCCATTCAAAATCTTATCAAATACTTAGCAATTATCATAATTTCAATTCAGCAGCAAATAATAATGAATTACTTTTAGTCACATGAAgtacataattaaaatatatgggACGAATTTTTCAATCAAACTCGAGAATCTAATCGATTAATTGGAGAAATGTGAAATGCAGAAGAGATTTACCTGTCCAGGGAAGAGAAAAGCATTGGTAGGCTTGTAATCAGTGAACAGAGCATCATCGACAGCGGCAATTCGTGATCCAACGGAAATGCTACTCATGAAAACCCTAGACTTATCCAATTTCAATGGACTAAATCTTCGAAATCCATTCGAAGAAATGGAAGGGAGAATCAAAGAAGATGAACAGCTCATTGTTGAGTTACAGAGAACGAGTTAATGGAGGAGCGAGGCGATTCAGTCGGCGGTGTTACTGTTAATGGTGGCGGAGGAAAACAGAGAAATCTAATAGCTGTAATGGCGGAGTTAACCAAGTGTGCATAAGACTAGTGACAACCATGAAATAAATAACtacctaaataaaataattctccaTTTTATCCCgagattattattttattgtatccTATAATTTGGTATGATCGCGTGATTaccttaatatatttttctcattttatctttatttattatttaataattatattttatcttttattctaTCTTTTCATAATAGTTCTCTACCTCCTACCCAACTTTTCTGGTAGGTTTATCATTCAATAGTGGGTGTAAGAAATTATGTAACAACGAAAACAATACAATTTATCCAACGCATTGTACTTATCAAAACAATATATTACAATACAATACGAATTAAGAAGCAACacgtaacaaccatccaaacaaagtgttaaGGGGTCCGTTGTGAACAAGTTATAGCGGAACTAATAAATTGTCTTATCATTATAATATAAGATAAACTAATCCTATATTTTATCTTGagattattataccttatacctaaaataatattttagtattAAGTATTCAAATTTAGAGTTCCaatatatcattaataaagttagtatagtaaaatagtctttaatataagttttcttaaaataatttttgcatATATATTGCTGTTAAATCGAGGTCAAATCATCCTTGAAATCGTTACAAAATTATCTACCTCTTAGAGGCAGAATCCAAGATTTAAACTCAATGAGTCTAGGACTCGAGTTTCAACCACTGAACCCATCACCTTATTCGAGTTGTGGGTTCATAGTTCAATATTTTCAGCAATTTCAGTACATTTTACATAAGATAAATCCCGGTCTAGACTAAAAGTTATAGGTCGAAACGAACCCACAACTATAATGCTAGATCTGCCCATGCATCTCTATGCTAACACTATTACAACAAAGGGGTCTCAACCCTTCTGTTTTGTGCACTCTAGCCATAATCATCTAATATATGGTTTTGCTCACAACTAGTTTGCTATAAATGAAGGCGAAAACGCCCCCTATATCTCAGTACCGTATGTCTTGACTATGAAGCAACTCAACCACAGCAGCAACTACACCCTTCCCCTCGACTGAGACGTCAAAGTGGGGCTCTTcgattttcctttttaatattttatccagTTCCACTCGTAGTTTCTGCAAAATTTGACACATGAGCAAGTGTAAGTTTTGAAATGATAACAATGTATGTCACAAAGATGAAGTTGTTGCAGAAATCGAAAGGCAAACCTTTATTAAATCCAACACACTTTTTGACGCGGAAAAGTGAAGATAGCCTCCAAGCATTTCAATGCCGTCTCCACTTTTGCTTGGAGTGAGATTACCCCCAAACATAAGGAGAGAATAATCGGATATGTTCGTTGAATCTCTGATATAAATGCTTGAGGTCTTGACTTTCTCACTGTAAACTAAGTACGGAAGAGGGAAAAGATGAACACTAGCGTTAACAGATGCTGGGTGGATATCAACTTTTCCAACTTCCTTCGTGTAAAATGCTGTACgctttcctcttcttttacaCTGCACGACATTTGGGTAGAGGCCCGCACAAAGGATGGCACATACCATCTCTAAATCATTGCTATATTCATTGCATGCCTGCAATATAAGATCACTGTCTCTTAATCTTGATTATGGATGGGTGTTTTAAGTACTGCTAGATGGACTCGAATCAGAAGATTAATATTATTTGCTTTTTCTACACCATGATATACACACTTCACCAAATAGTAAAAATTTACAACAAGATATGGTCAAACCAGACCTAGACAGCATTAGAGTGAAGGGAGTTATATGTGCATCAGTTGTTCAAGGAAAAGAAATTCGGAGAATTTACCTTAGCTCCTCGTGATTTATCCACAAAACCAATATCTGACAGTAGGTCAACGAACTGATTTCTCATGTCTTCCATCATCTGCAAGGTTACAGGAGATAAGAAATTTTCCCAACAGAAGGTTCTTTCTTTTCCATAACGTTTAGCATCCTTCCATCCTTCAAATGCTTTAAGAAGTGCAATATGATCACTGCATCAAAAGGAAGATTGTTTTCACATGAATAAGGAAATATTTCATTCCACAAAGTGATGTCCCTGATGGAAGCCAGAGAAAGAAGCGAATAAaccattaattttatttggtttAACCTGCAAGAATCACCAGCAAAGGATCTTTTAGCAGCATCTGCTTCCTCTTTCCTGTTTATTGGCAGGACAAATGGATCACGGTGTGCCAGAGCAGCAGCAATAGTCAGTGCAGGGTTCAGACATTGGAAGATGGACCCCATCAGAAGCATCTTTCCAATATTTGGATCCAGCGGTAGAGTGCAAAGATGGCGGCCTGTAAAGAAACGTTATAAGTAAACATTCCAACGTGGAATATATTGAGAAAAACATGTGCACTATACAAACCAAGTGGAGTAAGTTCTTCTGTATCATCCAGAGCTCCAATAGTTTTGAGAAGTTCAATAGCATTGTGGACGGAGAGAGCATCCGGAGGTTGAAGTGCCTTGGCCAAAAAGGATTCAATGGCGCCAAACTGCAAACTCTTAATATGGAGACAAAGCTCTTGTAATGGTGTTCGAAGAATCTCAGGTAGTTGATATTGTGCCATAGCATCATGTATCAGTTTCGGATACAACCTATAACAAACTCCAGGTTGTACACGGCCCGCACGACCGCGCCTCTGCAGATAATAAAAAATCTCCAATAAGCCAAAAATACAAAGCCAAATGAAGTTGACTCCAAATATATCAATCTCCCATAACATGTATTGCATTTTTAATTACCTGATGTGCTGAGGCCTTTGAAATCCATGATGGTAATAAACAAGCTAGCTTGTTCAGTGCATCATAGCTAGTCTCTTTCGCCTTCCCACAGTCTATGACATACACGACATCATCTATAGTTATACTGCTCTCAGCTATGTTGGTGGCAAGCACAATTTTCCTGCATGATCAGATTCaagatattaaattttaaaaaagaaaaactgacTGATGAGTGAAATCTGAGTACTTTGATTCATATCATACTGCTATATTAGTTTATGTGACTGACAATGAAATCCACCATTCAACAACAAGAAATAACAGAAAAAGTAATGATCCACCTGAAGAGATAAATGATTGAGCAATGGTATTATTGATAAAGGGTGATCAACCTATGATTAAAGAATGTGAATTCTTGGAGATCCAGCTTATGCTAAACAAAGAATGTACCTCGTGTTAGCAGGTGGACGATCAAATATTTCTCGTTGATTTACTGTTGGCATTGAACCGTGAAGAGGGAGGACTAAAAACTTCCTGGTGTCTCCAAGGAAGTTGTTAGCCTTAATTTTATCAAGTAGCTTAGAAATCTCATCCCAACCAGATAGGAACACAAGAATTGCACCTTCACCTTCACAGCGACAAATATATTCAATTGATGCTTCCACCTATTCAAAGCAATGGAATAAAAACAATCAAAGCTAAGAAACAAGAGAACCCATGCAACCAATGCAATATATATGCCTTCAACAAACCCCTCTTTTAATAAGGAACTATAAATCGAAATGTTCGACATGAATAAAACTCCTTTAGTTGGTAAAAGGTAAAGTACGTACAAGACCCAAATCAAGCTGTGAACCAGACCATGCTTCCAGAGATTGTCTTGTAGTCATGCTGTAGCCTTTGTAATGTGAACCAATGTCCACATCCTACAACCAGAAATCTTCAATAAGAGTTTACTTGGTAAGAGAACTAAAATATGCATGTGAAGAGAAACTGTCATTTTTAAAAGTTCAGTTACAATAAAAAAGCTCACTAACTGGTCATGCATTCCCCTTGAAATGAGTAAATAACTAAAGGATGAAGACCACAAGTTCTGACAGAAAACAGTATTCACAGTACATAATCAAATGAATGATTCAAAGTTAATTAGTCTGCTTTTAGAATTGGCATTTAAGCACAGGAAAATAGATGTCCTCCACACTGAACCTTTTAATTT belongs to Solanum stenotomum isolate F172 chromosome 1, ASM1918654v1, whole genome shotgun sequence and includes:
- the LOC125876213 gene encoding DExH-box ATP-dependent RNA helicase DExH1 isoform X1; the protein is MSVRLLNHPHSSALLRFHFRNSLRSSLQRSYSFSHSAMAYRPNYRGGRRGGGGGGGGRGGGGRGGGGRGGGGRGGEQRWWDPVWRAERLRQQAAEMEVMNENEWWGKMEQFKRGGEQEMVIRRNFSRDDQQKLSDMAYQLELYFHAYNKGKALVASKVPLPSYRADLDERHGSTQKEIRMSTEIEERVGNLLSSSQDTVSAGTSSSTSGNSAKLSSKAVETAKPKLTIEDDTATKRLNVQLKQKQEKTRESEKVKAMISFREKLPAFKVKSEFMEAVANNQVLVVSGETGCGKTTQLPQFILEEEISSLRGVDCNIICTQPRRISAISVAARICSERGESLGDTVGYQIRLEAKRSAQTRLLFCTTGVLLRRLVQDPDLTGVSHLLVDEIHERGMNEDFLLIILRDLLPRRPDLRLILMSATINAELFSKYFRDAPTIHIPGLTYPVAELFLEDVLEKTRYLIKSEADNFQGNSRRRMMQQDSKRDPLTDLFEDVDIGSHYKGYSMTTRQSLEAWSGSQLDLGLVEASIEYICRCEGEGAILVFLSGWDEISKLLDKIKANNFLGDTRKFLVLPLHGSMPTVNQREIFDRPPANTRKIVLATNIAESSITIDDVVYVIDCGKAKETSYDALNKLACLLPSWISKASAHQRRGRAGRVQPGVCYRLYPKLIHDAMAQYQLPEILRTPLQELCLHIKSLQFGAIESFLAKALQPPDALSVHNAIELLKTIGALDDTEELTPLGRHLCTLPLDPNIGKMLLMGSIFQCLNPALTIAAALAHRDPFVLPINRKEEADAAKRSFAGDSCSDHIALLKAFEGWKDAKRYGKERTFCWENFLSPVTLQMMEDMRNQFVDLLSDIGFVDKSRGAKACNEYSNDLEMVCAILCAGLYPNVVQCKRRGKRTAFYTKEVGKVDIHPASVNASVHLFPLPYLVYSEKVKTSSIYIRDSTNISDYSLLMFGGNLTPSKSGDGIEMLGGYLHFSASKSVLDLIKKLRVELDKILKRKIEEPHFDVSVEGKGVVAAVVELLHSQDIRY
- the LOC125876213 gene encoding DExH-box ATP-dependent RNA helicase DExH1 isoform X3 produces the protein MSTEIEERVGNLLSSSQDTVSAGTSSSTSGNSAKLSSKAVETAKPKLTIEDDTATKRLNVQLKQKQEKTRESEKVKAMISFREKLPAFKVKSEFMEAVANNQVLVVSGETGCGKTTQLPQFILEEEISSLRGVDCNIICTQPRRISAISVAARICSERGESLGDTVGYQIRLEAKRSAQTRLLFCTTGVLLRRLVQDPDLTGVSHLLVDEIHERGMNEDFLLIILRDLLPRRPDLRLILMSATINAELFSKYFRDAPTIHIPGLTYPVAELFLEDVLEKTRYLIKSEADNFQGNSRRRMMQQDSKRDPLTDLFEDVDIGSHYKGYSMTTRQSLEAWSGSQLDLGLVEASIEYICRCEGEGAILVFLSGWDEISKLLDKIKANNFLGDTRKFLVLPLHGSMPTVNQREIFDRPPANTRKIVLATNIAESSITIDDVVYVIDCGKAKETSYDALNKLACLLPSWISKASAHQRRGRAGRVQPGVCYRLYPKLIHDAMAQYQLPEILRTPLQELCLHIKSLQFGAIESFLAKALQPPDALSVHNAIELLKTIGALDDTEELTPLGRHLCTLPLDPNIGKMLLMGSIFQCLNPALTIAAALAHRDPFVLPINRKEEADAAKRSFAGDSCSDHIALLKAFEGWKDAKRYGKERTFCWENFLSPVTLQMMEDMRNQFVDLLSDIGFVDKSRGAKACNEYSNDLEMVCAILCAGLYPNVVQCKRRGKRTAFYTKEVGKVDIHPASVNASVHLFPLPYLVYSEKVKTSSIYIRDSTNISDYSLLMFGGNLTPSKSGDGIEMLGGYLHFSASKSVLDLIKKLRVELDKILKRKIEEPHFDVSVEGKGVVAAVVELLHSQDIRY
- the LOC125876213 gene encoding DExH-box ATP-dependent RNA helicase DExH1 isoform X2, yielding MYESHAYNKGKALVASKVPLPSYRADLDERHGSTQKEIRMSTEIEERVGNLLSSSQDTVSAGTSSSTSGNSAKLSSKAVETAKPKLTIEDDTATKRLNVQLKQKQEKTRESEKVKAMISFREKLPAFKVKSEFMEAVANNQVLVVSGETGCGKTTQLPQFILEEEISSLRGVDCNIICTQPRRISAISVAARICSERGESLGDTVGYQIRLEAKRSAQTRLLFCTTGVLLRRLVQDPDLTGVSHLLVDEIHERGMNEDFLLIILRDLLPRRPDLRLILMSATINAELFSKYFRDAPTIHIPGLTYPVAELFLEDVLEKTRYLIKSEADNFQGNSRRRMMQQDSKRDPLTDLFEDVDIGSHYKGYSMTTRQSLEAWSGSQLDLGLVEASIEYICRCEGEGAILVFLSGWDEISKLLDKIKANNFLGDTRKFLVLPLHGSMPTVNQREIFDRPPANTRKIVLATNIAESSITIDDVVYVIDCGKAKETSYDALNKLACLLPSWISKASAHQRRGRAGRVQPGVCYRLYPKLIHDAMAQYQLPEILRTPLQELCLHIKSLQFGAIESFLAKALQPPDALSVHNAIELLKTIGALDDTEELTPLGRHLCTLPLDPNIGKMLLMGSIFQCLNPALTIAAALAHRDPFVLPINRKEEADAAKRSFAGDSCSDHIALLKAFEGWKDAKRYGKERTFCWENFLSPVTLQMMEDMRNQFVDLLSDIGFVDKSRGAKACNEYSNDLEMVCAILCAGLYPNVVQCKRRGKRTAFYTKEVGKVDIHPASVNASVHLFPLPYLVYSEKVKTSSIYIRDSTNISDYSLLMFGGNLTPSKSGDGIEMLGGYLHFSASKSVLDLIKKLRVELDKILKRKIEEPHFDVSVEGKGVVAAVVELLHSQDIRY